In one Acidimicrobium ferrooxidans DSM 10331 genomic region, the following are encoded:
- a CDS encoding orotate phosphoribosyltransferase: MVDHRAVLIDALETYGILRGSFTLKSGATSTWFIDTKRAICRPMALAATAELALEALDPTVTAIGGLTMGADPVAFATATLAQLRGRALKAFSVRKEPKAYGQGGAIAGALDPDDVVCVVEDTPTRGVSLLAAIDAVREVGATVSQALAVVDRGGTAADVIAPTPFVALVRAPDLGLPYEGSDRAS, encoded by the coding sequence ATGGTCGACCACCGTGCCGTCCTGATCGATGCCCTCGAGACCTACGGGATCCTCCGAGGTAGCTTCACGCTCAAGTCCGGTGCCACCTCGACCTGGTTCATCGACACCAAGCGTGCGATCTGTCGACCGATGGCACTCGCTGCGACCGCGGAACTCGCACTCGAGGCACTCGATCCCACCGTCACCGCCATCGGCGGCCTCACCATGGGTGCCGACCCGGTTGCCTTCGCGACCGCGACGCTCGCGCAGCTCCGGGGCCGCGCGCTGAAGGCCTTCAGCGTGCGCAAGGAGCCCAAAGCCTACGGCCAGGGAGGGGCCATTGCGGGAGCGCTGGACCCCGACGACGTCGTCTGTGTCGTCGAGGACACGCCGACGCGCGGCGTCTCGCTGCTCGCGGCGATCGACGCGGTTCGCGAGGTCGGGGCCACCGTGTCCCAAGCCCTCGCGGTCGTCGATCGCGGAGGCACCGCCGCCGACGTCATCGCCCCGACTCCCTTCGTCGCGCTGGTCCGCGCCCCGGACCTCGGCCTGCCCTACGAAGGCAGCGACAGAGCGTCTTGA
- the purF gene encoding amidophosphoribosyltransferase, with translation MDDHPTHGSEQGSEADHPEEACGVFGVLVASEDEQASFAVFDGLYALQHRGQESAGIAAVDDGRITVVKDLGLVASVFDEATLRALRGRLAIGHTRYATAGDRGWENAQPLLHDHAGAQIAVAHNGNLTDPPQTPAPNGRIPSDTERIAAAVAEALGSATTPAAVAEAVAHALAPLHGAFSLVMTDGQHLIAARDRHGFRPLCVGRFPDGGWVVASETPALDVVGASFEREVDPGEVLVIGDDAQASSSLPGPHFQHLCVFEFVYFARPDAKLLGREVHGTRRRMGEHLARVAPVEADMVMGVPDSGIPAAEGYALASGIPYGQGLVKNRYIGRTFINPGAAQRRQAIRRKLNALEDNVRGKRLVVVDDSIVRGATTRQLVALLRQAGAAEVHLRISSPPYRWPCYYGIDTPSRPELIASRLSVDEIAQELGADSLAYLPLAHLRDAVGVTHGCCDACLTGAYPETVSEAAAAGAGSR, from the coding sequence ATGGATGACCACCCCACCCACGGCTCCGAGCAAGGCTCCGAAGCCGACCACCCAGAGGAAGCCTGTGGCGTCTTCGGTGTGCTCGTCGCGTCCGAGGACGAGCAAGCCTCGTTCGCCGTATTCGACGGCCTCTATGCGCTGCAGCACCGTGGACAAGAGTCAGCAGGCATCGCCGCCGTCGACGACGGTCGTATCACGGTCGTGAAGGACCTCGGGCTCGTGGCGTCGGTCTTCGACGAGGCGACCCTGCGTGCGCTGCGCGGTCGGCTCGCGATCGGGCATACGCGCTACGCCACGGCTGGCGACCGAGGATGGGAGAACGCCCAGCCGCTCCTCCACGACCACGCCGGCGCCCAGATCGCCGTCGCCCACAACGGCAACCTCACCGACCCGCCTCAGACGCCAGCCCCCAACGGCCGGATCCCTTCGGACACCGAACGGATCGCCGCGGCCGTCGCCGAGGCCCTCGGATCGGCGACGACGCCAGCGGCCGTTGCGGAAGCCGTCGCGCATGCCCTCGCGCCCCTTCATGGGGCCTTCTCGCTCGTCATGACCGACGGCCAGCACCTCATCGCCGCTCGCGATCGCCACGGCTTTCGCCCCCTGTGCGTCGGCCGCTTCCCCGATGGCGGTTGGGTGGTGGCCTCCGAGACGCCCGCACTCGACGTCGTGGGCGCAAGCTTCGAGCGCGAGGTGGACCCCGGTGAGGTCCTCGTCATCGGCGACGACGCCCAGGCGAGCTCCTCGCTCCCCGGACCCCACTTCCAGCATCTGTGTGTCTTCGAATTCGTCTACTTCGCGCGTCCCGATGCCAAGCTGCTGGGCCGAGAGGTGCACGGTACGCGCCGTCGGATGGGCGAGCATCTCGCGCGCGTCGCACCCGTCGAGGCCGACATGGTGATGGGCGTGCCCGACTCTGGCATCCCTGCCGCCGAGGGCTACGCCCTCGCCTCCGGTATCCCCTATGGCCAGGGACTCGTGAAGAATCGCTACATCGGGCGCACCTTCATCAACCCCGGGGCTGCGCAGCGCCGACAGGCGATCCGACGGAAGCTGAACGCCCTCGAGGACAACGTCCGAGGCAAGCGCCTCGTCGTGGTCGACGACTCCATCGTGCGCGGTGCGACGACACGTCAGCTCGTCGCCCTGCTGCGCCAGGCGGGGGCGGCCGAAGTCCACCTGCGCATCTCGTCGCCTCCGTACCGCTGGCCCTGCTACTACGGGATCGACACGCCGAGTCGCCCCGAGCTCATCGCCTCCCGCCTGTCCGTCGACGAGATCGCCCAAGAACTCGGGGCGGACTCGCTCGCCTATCTCCCGCTTGCGCACCTGCGAGACGCCGTTGGCGTGACCCATGGCTGCTGCGATGCCTGCTTGACCGGGGCATACCCCGAGACGGTCAGCGAAGCGGCAGCCGCGGGTGCGGGCTCGCGGTGA
- a CDS encoding PilZ domain-containing protein: MALLPANLVCWPGKVVRLEPVGIEVTVAALAGPTVEFDGADGCDPASVMAISARCVAARAWLGASLVRAEHGRLRGRVEAARPWNLREGPRAVLRSRGTYYLHGFTLGVPMVTVDVSVGGVAIEAPDGVRDAPGTVRAVSFDVSGRLVRAVAEVVGVGDEVWRLRFVHLSPGDEAAVARWVFARQVSDRAALGPSARLDDGLDASAQLLHPRLSVRRRGRVVEVAVEQRQAEPVTFALGSPDDVAALDRWCEAVGPWLRLGAWWDVAWMVQALPASVAGELSRAIVHAAADHWRVAVPEATTRLEGPQEAWPSWYRPITHDAVGGASAGGDRTSD; the protein is encoded by the coding sequence ATGGCGCTGCTCCCCGCGAACCTCGTCTGCTGGCCCGGCAAGGTCGTCCGCCTCGAGCCGGTCGGGATCGAGGTCACGGTCGCGGCGCTCGCGGGACCGACGGTCGAGTTCGACGGGGCGGACGGGTGCGACCCCGCGAGCGTCATGGCGATCTCTGCCCGGTGCGTCGCCGCGCGAGCGTGGCTCGGCGCCTCGCTCGTGCGCGCCGAGCACGGGCGCCTTCGTGGTCGGGTGGAGGCCGCGCGCCCCTGGAACCTGCGCGAGGGGCCGCGGGCCGTCCTTCGTAGTCGCGGTACGTACTACCTCCACGGATTCACGCTCGGCGTCCCGATGGTCACCGTCGATGTGTCGGTCGGGGGCGTCGCGATCGAAGCACCTGATGGGGTGCGTGATGCGCCGGGGACGGTGCGGGCCGTGTCGTTCGACGTCAGCGGCCGGCTCGTGCGGGCGGTGGCGGAGGTCGTCGGTGTGGGGGATGAGGTGTGGCGCCTGCGCTTCGTCCACCTCTCCCCTGGCGACGAAGCCGCGGTGGCGCGCTGGGTCTTCGCGCGCCAAGTGAGCGACCGCGCGGCCCTTGGGCCATCGGCACGCCTCGACGACGGTCTCGATGCGAGCGCGCAACTCCTGCACCCTCGGCTCAGTGTTCGGCGTCGTGGTCGTGTGGTCGAGGTGGCCGTGGAGCAGAGGCAGGCAGAGCCTGTGACCTTTGCGCTCGGCTCTCCCGACGACGTCGCGGCGCTCGACCGTTGGTGCGAGGCCGTCGGTCCGTGGTTGCGACTCGGTGCGTGGTGGGATGTCGCCTGGATGGTGCAGGCGCTGCCGGCGAGCGTCGCAGGCGAGCTGAGCCGTGCCATTGTCCACGCCGCGGCGGACCACTGGCGCGTCGCGGTCCCCGAAGCCACGACGCGACTCGAGGGACCCCAGGAGGCTTGGCCATCGTGGTACCGTCCGATCACGCACGACGCCGTTGGCGGCGCGAGCGCAGGCGGCGACCGCACGAGCGATTGA
- a CDS encoding AAA family ATPase has protein sequence MMRLVRLRIGEARHLRGLELTLRSPGLTIIHGPNEAGKSTIVACLRLLLATPSTSRHREVQALAGPSGGVEVGAVFALDDTTVELTKRWLTRPLTQLVIAGAGQLDGREAETRFAELLTTAGLGEGAGDPLVSTLIDNGAGTTHLAASRIVAEALERRSGEEALVDPGLLARARTELARYETPGRSQPTGDLRQARDELDRTEAAYLVATADVNAVAEARRDLETIAEQLATLPDDEARLKAEQDERLRRRAELEGLDVEVERSSRRVADLSDAIARELEALERQRELASALARSRERIEQLDRDLEERREQLTRVQAQLGASHDGLDQARRELGELRETQARAREREALASVAAGAERLSAQVARAVELRNRVAALEIAPPRRLDDALVASLQEAEARLLATRTVFETVGPSLTIRSERSVEVVVNGDLQRLEPAHAMVRPIDERIIVSLGDVTMEISPGSAVSELEELAAERTRLLASLGVASLDEARALLEKAAQYDHELDQLRRELANLAPDGIEPLDDEATRARAAASRLDDAPELAPSDELERRVRALSDHVEALEAAAEEAQVAERRYHEDLEQLVGAREREALQLEQAERDLAAEPAESDRVARIEDLERELETERHRHRELTDAIETRNHLDEELEVLATELGGLSNRRAELTTQRRLLEERLERATGLADRVVNLEERLEGLRRRVAVLEGQRAAARRLVEVLEEEQRRARERTEAPYRQLVERILTATLGERVEVILDEHLGVESLRRPTSSRTALATTPIAALSAGTREQVELACRFAATQLTGAVPIVLDDALGYSDTTRTRMLVAQLTALATDAQAIVLTAHPERYLGASDAERIDLARSTESSSDTARGTSPPPTGAASEASLEDAVRSVLGDAGGPLNRNDIASRLDADPDAVARAIRTLRDAGVIEQIGQRRGARYRLCERDRTDPHAT, from the coding sequence CCACGGCCCCAACGAGGCGGGGAAGTCGACCATCGTCGCGTGCCTGCGGCTGCTGCTCGCGACCCCCTCCACGTCACGTCACCGCGAGGTGCAAGCGCTGGCCGGCCCGTCTGGCGGGGTCGAGGTTGGTGCCGTCTTTGCGCTCGACGACACCACGGTCGAGCTCACGAAGCGCTGGCTCACCCGACCTCTCACACAGCTCGTCATCGCCGGCGCAGGACAGCTCGATGGACGAGAAGCCGAGACGCGCTTCGCCGAATTGCTGACGACTGCGGGACTTGGCGAGGGTGCTGGCGATCCGCTCGTGAGCACCCTCATCGACAACGGAGCGGGAACTACGCACCTCGCCGCGAGCAGGATCGTGGCCGAAGCCCTGGAGCGACGAAGTGGCGAGGAGGCCTTGGTCGATCCCGGGCTGCTTGCCCGGGCTCGCACCGAGCTTGCCCGCTACGAGACGCCCGGACGCTCCCAGCCAACCGGGGACCTCCGCCAAGCCCGCGACGAACTCGACCGCACCGAGGCCGCCTACCTGGTTGCCACCGCAGACGTCAACGCCGTGGCTGAGGCGCGCCGGGACCTCGAGACGATCGCCGAGCAGCTGGCGACACTCCCCGACGACGAGGCTCGCCTCAAGGCCGAACAGGACGAACGTCTCCGACGCCGCGCGGAGCTCGAGGGCCTCGACGTCGAGGTCGAGCGATCGTCGCGCCGAGTCGCCGACCTCTCCGATGCGATCGCGCGAGAGCTCGAGGCCCTCGAACGTCAGCGTGAACTCGCGAGCGCGCTCGCACGCTCGCGAGAACGCATCGAACAGCTCGATCGCGACCTCGAGGAGCGGCGCGAGCAGCTCACGCGGGTGCAGGCGCAACTCGGTGCTTCGCACGACGGCCTCGACCAAGCTCGACGTGAGCTCGGTGAGCTCCGCGAGACCCAGGCGCGCGCCAGGGAGCGCGAAGCGCTGGCCAGCGTCGCTGCAGGCGCCGAACGTCTGAGCGCCCAGGTTGCGAGAGCAGTGGAGCTCCGCAATCGCGTCGCCGCCCTCGAGATCGCTCCACCGCGCAGGCTCGATGACGCACTGGTGGCGAGCCTCCAGGAGGCCGAGGCCAGGCTCTTGGCCACGCGAACCGTCTTCGAGACCGTCGGACCCAGCCTCACCATCAGGAGCGAGCGGTCGGTCGAGGTCGTCGTGAACGGGGACCTCCAACGGCTCGAGCCGGCCCACGCGATGGTGCGACCGATCGACGAGCGTATCATCGTGTCGCTCGGGGACGTCACCATGGAGATCTCGCCCGGCTCGGCGGTCAGCGAACTCGAGGAGCTCGCCGCCGAACGCACCCGACTCCTCGCAAGTCTCGGTGTCGCGAGCCTCGACGAGGCGCGCGCCCTCCTCGAGAAGGCTGCCCAGTACGACCACGAACTGGACCAGCTGCGACGCGAGCTCGCGAACCTCGCTCCCGACGGCATCGAGCCCCTCGACGACGAGGCGACTCGCGCCCGTGCTGCAGCCTCGAGACTCGACGACGCCCCCGAGCTCGCACCCAGCGACGAGCTCGAGCGACGAGTCAGGGCCCTGAGCGATCACGTCGAGGCGCTCGAGGCCGCTGCGGAGGAGGCACAAGTCGCCGAACGCCGGTACCACGAGGACCTCGAACAGCTCGTCGGCGCACGCGAGCGTGAGGCCCTGCAACTCGAACAAGCAGAGCGCGACCTTGCCGCAGAGCCAGCCGAGAGCGATCGCGTCGCGCGCATCGAGGACCTCGAGCGCGAACTCGAGACGGAGCGCCATCGGCACCGCGAACTCACCGACGCCATCGAGACCCGGAACCATCTCGACGAGGAGCTGGAAGTCCTCGCCACCGAGCTTGGGGGCCTCTCGAACCGAAGAGCCGAGCTCACCACCCAACGACGCCTCCTCGAGGAGCGCCTCGAGCGCGCCACAGGACTCGCCGACCGCGTCGTCAACCTCGAGGAGCGCCTCGAAGGGCTTCGTCGACGAGTCGCCGTGCTCGAGGGCCAGCGCGCGGCCGCACGACGGCTTGTCGAGGTCTTGGAGGAAGAACAGCGGCGTGCGCGGGAGCGAACCGAAGCTCCGTATCGACAGCTCGTGGAACGCATCCTCACCGCCACGCTCGGCGAGCGCGTGGAGGTGATCCTCGACGAACACCTCGGCGTCGAGAGTCTGCGACGGCCGACGAGCTCGCGGACGGCGCTTGCGACGACGCCGATCGCCGCGCTGTCGGCAGGAACCCGCGAGCAAGTGGAGCTCGCCTGTCGGTTCGCAGCGACCCAGCTCACTGGCGCCGTGCCCATCGTGCTCGACGACGCGCTCGGCTACTCGGATACCACGAGGACGCGCATGCTCGTCGCACAGCTCACCGCACTCGCGACCGACGCCCAAGCCATCGTCCTCACGGCCCACCCCGAACGCTACCTCGGTGCGAGCGATGCGGAACGCATCGATCTCGCGCGTAGCACCGAGTCCTCTTCGGACACCGCGCGTGGCACGTCGCCACCTCCGACCGGAGCGGCCTCAGAGGCGTCGCTCGAGGACGCGGTGCGCTCAGTTCTCGGCGACGCCGGTGGACCGCTCAACCGGAACGACATCGCATCCCGGCTGGATGCAGACCCAGATGCCGTCGCACGGGCCATCCGGACGCTCCGCGATGCCGGTGTGATCGAGCAGATCGGACAACGGCGAGGGGCCCGTTACCGCTTGTGCGAGCGTGATCGGACAGACCCGCACGCCACCTGA
- a CDS encoding NAD-dependent malic enzyme, with the protein MATPNVSHSVTLRVELTNQPGTLGRLTTAIGEAGGNILGVDLVEVDAATIVRDITVLSGDPEHAERIREAAEGVPGVHVRSLVDRVFRLHAGGKIEVRGKTPIQNRDDLSMAYTPGVARVSLAIAQRPSLVHRYTIKSNSVAVVTDGTAVLGLGAIGPHASLPVMEGKAQLFKEFAGIDAFPVPITAPTTEALIEAIAALEPAFGGINLEDIAAPRCFEVEAALTSRLDIPVFHDDQHGTAVVVLAALRNACRVVDKKLEELTVVIAGAGAAGVATAKILDHAGVGRIIVADRRGAIFSGREEFTGEKAWLAEHTNPERRMGSVGEALAGADVFIGVSGPGVITAEDVRTMGTNPIVFALANPDPEVSPESLEGIAAVVATGRSDYPNQINNVLCFPGIFRGALDAHAMVITEGMKLVAAEAIAAQVTDDELSPSTIIPSVFNRSVAPAVAEAVMREAIREGVVRHAIDD; encoded by the coding sequence ATGGCAACACCCAATGTCTCCCATTCGGTGACGCTACGCGTCGAGCTCACCAACCAGCCAGGAACCCTCGGCCGCTTGACCACCGCGATCGGGGAGGCAGGCGGGAACATTCTCGGCGTCGACTTGGTCGAGGTGGATGCTGCGACCATCGTCCGTGACATCACGGTGCTCTCGGGCGATCCGGAGCACGCCGAGCGCATCCGAGAAGCTGCCGAGGGCGTCCCGGGCGTGCACGTGCGCTCGCTGGTCGATCGCGTGTTCCGTCTGCACGCCGGCGGCAAGATCGAGGTTCGCGGCAAGACCCCGATCCAGAACCGCGACGACCTCTCCATGGCCTACACGCCCGGGGTCGCGCGGGTGTCGCTCGCCATCGCCCAGCGCCCCAGTCTGGTGCATCGCTACACGATCAAGTCGAACAGCGTCGCCGTCGTCACCGACGGGACCGCGGTGCTCGGTCTCGGGGCGATCGGGCCGCACGCGTCGCTCCCGGTGATGGAGGGCAAGGCGCAGCTGTTCAAGGAGTTCGCGGGGATCGATGCGTTCCCGGTCCCGATCACGGCTCCCACCACCGAGGCGCTGATCGAGGCGATCGCGGCGCTCGAGCCTGCCTTCGGAGGGATCAACCTCGAGGACATCGCGGCGCCGCGTTGCTTCGAGGTCGAGGCTGCGCTCACCTCGCGGCTCGACATTCCGGTCTTCCACGACGACCAGCACGGCACCGCTGTGGTGGTGCTCGCGGCGCTTCGCAACGCCTGTCGGGTCGTCGACAAGAAGCTCGAGGAGCTCACCGTCGTCATCGCTGGCGCTGGCGCAGCGGGGGTCGCGACGGCCAAGATTCTCGACCACGCCGGTGTCGGACGCATCATCGTCGCCGATCGTCGAGGTGCCATCTTCAGCGGGCGCGAGGAGTTCACCGGCGAGAAGGCGTGGTTGGCCGAGCACACGAACCCAGAGCGTCGCATGGGGTCGGTGGGCGAGGCGCTCGCGGGCGCCGACGTGTTCATCGGCGTGTCGGGACCGGGCGTCATCACCGCCGAAGACGTGCGCACCATGGGCACGAATCCGATCGTCTTCGCGCTCGCGAACCCAGATCCAGAGGTGAGCCCGGAGTCGCTCGAAGGCATCGCGGCCGTCGTTGCGACGGGCCGGAGCGATTACCCGAATCAGATCAACAACGTGCTCTGCTTCCCGGGCATCTTCCGCGGCGCACTGGACGCGCACGCCATGGTGATCACCGAGGGCATGAAGCTCGTTGCCGCGGAGGCGATCGCCGCACAGGTCACCGACGACGAGCTCTCTCCGAGCACCATCATCCCATCGGTGTTCAACCGGAGCGTCGCGCCTGCGGTTGCCGAAGCGGTCATGCGCGAGGCCATCCGTGAGGGCGTCGTGCGCCACGCGATCGACGACTGA
- a CDS encoding NAD-dependent epimerase/dehydratase family protein, giving the protein MRIIVYGADGYIGWPMALHLAAQGHDVLAIDNGARRRWDAEGGTRPLNEIASFTERVETWNALGKGAPIRIAEGDICDYDFVLETMRAHDPEALVHFGEQRSAPYSMISRDHAVRTQVNNIVGNLNILFAMREVNPEIHLVKLGSMGEYGTPNIDIEEGYLTITHNGRSDTLPYPKLPHSFYHLSKVADSYNIHFTTRVWNFRATDLNQGVVYGVATDETVLDPRLATRFDYDSVWGTALNRFVIQGSLGYPITVYGRGGQTRGYLDIRDTMACITLALEHPAAPGEFRVFNQFTEQFTLNELAETVAGVLGRRGLEPTIVHLDNPRIEKEEHYYNARHSALLDLGLQPHYLADTLIDSLVDFVQANAANVDPELLETPTVTWREGANEVWYRHADLTVAAENRAREATNTIREALES; this is encoded by the coding sequence ATGCGCATCATCGTCTACGGCGCGGACGGCTACATCGGGTGGCCGATGGCGCTGCACCTCGCGGCCCAAGGTCACGACGTGCTCGCCATCGACAACGGTGCCCGTCGCCGTTGGGACGCAGAAGGCGGTACCCGTCCCCTGAACGAGATCGCCTCGTTCACCGAGCGCGTCGAGACCTGGAACGCCCTCGGCAAGGGTGCCCCCATCCGCATCGCCGAAGGCGACATCTGCGACTACGACTTCGTCCTCGAGACCATGCGCGCCCACGACCCAGAGGCCCTCGTGCACTTCGGCGAGCAGCGCAGCGCCCCCTACTCGATGATCTCGCGCGACCACGCGGTGCGCACTCAGGTCAACAACATCGTGGGCAACCTCAACATCCTCTTTGCCATGCGCGAGGTCAACCCCGAGATCCACCTCGTCAAGCTCGGTTCCATGGGTGAGTACGGAACCCCGAACATCGACATCGAAGAGGGTTACCTCACCATCACCCACAACGGCCGCAGCGACACCTTGCCCTACCCGAAGCTGCCGCACAGCTTCTACCACCTCTCCAAGGTGGCCGACTCCTACAACATCCACTTCACGACGCGGGTGTGGAACTTCCGCGCCACCGACTTGAACCAGGGCGTCGTCTACGGCGTCGCCACCGACGAGACGGTGCTCGACCCGCGCCTTGCGACCCGCTTCGACTACGACTCGGTCTGGGGCACCGCCCTCAACCGCTTCGTGATCCAAGGGTCCCTCGGCTACCCCATCACCGTCTACGGCCGTGGCGGCCAGACCCGTGGCTACCTCGACATCCGCGACACCATGGCCTGCATCACCCTGGCCCTCGAGCACCCGGCCGCCCCTGGTGAGTTCCGTGTCTTCAACCAGTTCACCGAGCAGTTCACCCTGAACGAGCTCGCCGAGACCGTGGCAGGCGTCCTGGGACGCCGAGGCCTCGAGCCCACCATCGTCCACCTCGACAACCCACGCATCGAGAAGGAAGAGCACTACTACAACGCCCGTCACTCGGCCCTGCTCGACCTCGGTCTGCAACCCCACTACCTCGCCGACACCCTCATCGACTCCCTCGTGGACTTCGTCCAGGCGAACGCCGCCAACGTCGACCCCGAGCTCCTCGAGACCCCGACGGTGACCTGGCGCGAGGGTGCGAACGAGGTCTGGTATCGCCACGCGGACCTCACCGTGGCGGCCGAGAACCGAGCACGCGAGGCCACGAACACCATTCGGGAGGCGCTCGAGTCGTAG
- the purM gene encoding phosphoribosylformylglycinamidine cyclo-ligase has translation MATSLGAEEATVEYREAGVDIEAADSAVARIAQIVARTFTERVASPIGGFGALYEIGGLGGARPTLVATTDGVGTKTEVARAGARYEGLGRDLVAMCVDDLVVTGATPLFFLDYLALGRVEPSLVALLVDAMAAALGEVGASLIGGEIAEHPGVLEPGQVDLAGFCVGIVDGDATLGSERVRAGDRVLGLRSPNLRSNGFSLVRRVYADVLEAVARGETGPLLADGRPLYDALIEPSVLYAPLVLEFARAGLLHAAAHVTGGGLAGNLVRVLPTGLGVEVKPWAWPEIFRRLADDGDVSLEAMRATFNLGIGMVLIAPPDAASALRERVPDAVDLGVVEASDEGVTWSTTVPS, from the coding sequence GTGGCCACTAGCCTCGGCGCCGAGGAGGCCACTGTGGAGTACCGCGAGGCGGGAGTCGACATCGAGGCGGCGGATAGCGCGGTTGCGCGCATCGCTCAGATCGTCGCCCGGACGTTTACGGAACGGGTCGCGAGCCCGATCGGGGGCTTCGGCGCGCTCTACGAGATCGGCGGCCTCGGTGGTGCACGTCCGACCCTCGTCGCGACGACCGACGGCGTCGGGACGAAGACCGAGGTCGCCCGGGCCGGCGCCCGCTACGAAGGACTGGGGCGCGACCTCGTCGCCATGTGTGTCGACGATCTCGTGGTCACCGGAGCAACCCCGCTCTTCTTCCTCGACTACCTCGCCCTCGGTCGCGTCGAGCCCTCGCTGGTGGCATTGCTCGTCGATGCCATGGCAGCGGCACTCGGCGAGGTCGGGGCGTCGCTCATCGGCGGTGAGATCGCCGAGCACCCCGGCGTGCTCGAGCCGGGTCAGGTCGATCTCGCTGGCTTCTGCGTCGGCATCGTCGATGGCGACGCGACGCTCGGATCCGAGCGCGTTCGCGCTGGCGACCGCGTCCTCGGCCTCCGCTCGCCGAACCTCCGCTCGAACGGCTTCTCGCTCGTGCGTCGCGTCTACGCAGACGTCCTCGAGGCGGTGGCACGCGGTGAGACCGGACCGCTCCTCGCCGACGGCCGACCCCTCTACGACGCCCTCATCGAGCCATCGGTGCTCTATGCCCCCCTGGTTCTCGAGTTCGCCCGCGCCGGCTTGCTGCACGCCGCCGCGCACGTGACAGGCGGCGGCCTCGCCGGCAACCTCGTACGGGTGCTGCCTACGGGCCTCGGCGTCGAGGTCAAGCCCTGGGCCTGGCCCGAGATCTTCCGTCGGCTCGCCGACGACGGCGACGTCTCCCTCGAGGCGATGCGGGCCACCTTCAACCTCGGGATCGGCATGGTGCTGATCGCGCCACCCGATGCGGCGAGCGCGCTCCGCGAGCGAGTACCTGACGCCGTGGACCTCGGCGTCGTCGAAGCGAGTGACGAAGGAGTGACATGGTCGACCACCGTGCCGTCCTGA